The Cyclobacteriaceae bacterium genome includes a region encoding these proteins:
- a CDS encoding S9 family peptidase — protein sequence MKKIIFLLLIGFSSQAQQLTTLTVEKIMRDPKWIGVAPSNVFWSEDGKQLYFNWNPDKNQGDSLYTISLANRVPQKVSPDVRRKLPSGNGSYNNARNKKVYEKGGDIFILDVATGKINQVTFTNERESNPTFSLDERKIIFTAASNLYSWEIASGAYSQLTDFRKGSKKADPKLNDQLKWLKADQLAYFQVLRERSNNRKATEKMLKADRVDRPKEIYIDEKNIDQLQLSPDGKTVTYRLTKTASDAKATIVPNYVTESGFTEDIPARTKVGAAQNTSELWVYSIDKDTTLVVKTNEIPGIFDATDFSKDYPAKVSKNDKDKGKEKKPEPRPVTFFGPYWSEDGKNNVVIARAQDNKDRWLLSLDVSTQKLKLLDRHRDEAWIGGGGGFGGGLISWINNNQFWFQSESTGYSHLYVYDFAAGKSQALTSGKYEVQNVSLSKDKKSFYISTNEVHPGEKQYYRLPVTGGTATRLTTLTGANEVSLSPDEKWMAIRSSYSNKPWELYIQENKAGAKPQQITNSLSEEFKSYPWKDPEVTTFKARDGADVYTRVFKPAKPNGAAVIFVHGAGYLQNAHKWWSNYFREYMFHNLLADKGYTVLDMDYRASAGYGRDWRTGVYRFMGGKDLTDNVDGAKWLVEKYNVNPKRIGIYGGSYGGFITLMALFTTPDVFTAGAALRPVTDWAHYNHGYTASILNEPMTDSISYAKSSPLYHAAGLKGHLLICHGMVDVNVHFEDAVRLTQRLIELGKDNWELAVYPVEDHGFVEPSSWTDEYKRILKLFDEKLK from the coding sequence ATGAAAAAAATCATATTCCTGCTTTTGATCGGATTTTCGTCACAAGCCCAACAACTCACAACACTTACCGTTGAAAAAATCATGCGTGATCCGAAATGGATCGGTGTTGCTCCTTCTAACGTATTCTGGAGTGAGGATGGTAAGCAACTTTACTTTAACTGGAATCCTGACAAGAATCAGGGAGATTCACTTTACACAATTTCTCTGGCGAACAGAGTACCTCAAAAAGTAAGTCCGGATGTTCGCAGAAAGCTTCCCTCAGGTAATGGATCTTATAACAATGCCCGTAATAAAAAAGTCTACGAAAAAGGCGGAGACATTTTCATACTGGATGTAGCTACCGGAAAAATCAATCAGGTAACGTTTACAAATGAGAGAGAATCTAATCCAACTTTCTCATTAGATGAGCGAAAGATAATTTTCACTGCAGCGTCCAATCTTTATTCATGGGAAATCGCCAGTGGTGCATATTCTCAATTAACAGATTTTCGCAAAGGTTCAAAAAAAGCTGATCCCAAATTGAATGACCAGTTGAAATGGTTGAAAGCTGATCAGCTTGCATACTTCCAGGTGTTGAGAGAAAGAAGCAACAACAGGAAAGCAACAGAAAAAATGCTGAAGGCCGATCGTGTTGACAGACCAAAAGAAATTTATATCGATGAGAAAAATATTGATCAGCTTCAGCTAAGTCCGGATGGAAAGACTGTCACTTATCGACTGACAAAAACAGCCTCCGATGCAAAGGCTACGATCGTTCCGAACTATGTAACTGAATCCGGATTCACAGAAGACATTCCTGCACGCACCAAGGTTGGCGCCGCACAGAATACTTCGGAGCTATGGGTTTATTCAATCGATAAGGACACTACCCTGGTAGTTAAGACAAATGAAATTCCGGGAATATTTGACGCAACAGATTTCAGTAAGGATTATCCTGCCAAAGTTTCCAAGAATGACAAAGACAAGGGCAAAGAGAAAAAGCCTGAACCAAGACCCGTAACATTCTTTGGTCCTTACTGGAGCGAGGATGGAAAGAACAATGTTGTTATTGCACGTGCCCAGGATAATAAAGATCGCTGGTTATTGTCACTCGATGTTTCTACTCAAAAACTAAAATTGCTGGATCGTCATCGTGATGAAGCATGGATCGGCGGCGGTGGTGGTTTCGGAGGAGGTTTGATCAGCTGGATAAACAATAATCAATTTTGGTTTCAATCCGAAAGTACTGGCTATTCACACTTATACGTTTATGATTTTGCAGCTGGCAAATCTCAGGCGCTGACTTCTGGCAAATATGAAGTTCAAAACGTAAGCTTATCAAAGGACAAGAAGAGCTTTTACATATCAACCAACGAAGTTCATCCTGGTGAGAAACAATATTACAGGCTTCCCGTCACAGGTGGAACTGCGACACGATTAACCACCTTGACAGGCGCAAATGAGGTTTCTCTTTCGCCGGATGAAAAGTGGATGGCGATCCGATCGTCTTACAGCAATAAGCCATGGGAACTTTACATTCAGGAAAATAAAGCCGGCGCAAAGCCACAGCAGATCACAAATTCATTGTCTGAAGAATTTAAATCCTATCCATGGAAAGATCCTGAAGTAACAACCTTCAAAGCAAGAGACGGTGCGGATGTTTACACGCGCGTTTTCAAACCCGCAAAACCAAATGGTGCCGCCGTGATCTTTGTGCACGGAGCCGGATATCTGCAGAATGCTCATAAATGGTGGAGCAATTACTTCCGAGAATACATGTTCCATAATTTACTTGCTGATAAAGGATATACCGTTCTTGATATGGATTACCGTGCAAGCGCTGGATATGGTCGCGACTGGCGCACAGGAGTTTATCGCTTTATGGGTGGAAAAGATCTCACTGATAATGTCGATGGTGCAAAGTGGCTTGTTGAAAAATATAATGTCAATCCTAAACGCATTGGTATTTATGGAGGTTCTTACGGAGGCTTCATTACTTTGATGGCATTATTCACAACGCCGGATGTTTTCACTGCAGGTGCCGCACTTCGTCCTGTCACTGATTGGGCTCATTACAATCACGGATATACAGCAAGTATTCTGAATGAACCGATGACTGATAGTATTTCATATGCTAAGAGTTCTCCACTGTATCATGCCGCTGGATTGAAAGGTCATCTTCTTATCTGTCACGGAATGGTTGATGTAAATGTTCATTTTGAAGATGCTGTGCGTCTGACACAACGTCTGATCGAACTTGGAAAAGACAACTGGGAACTCGCCGTTTATCCGGTGGAGGATCATGGGTTTGTGGAACCAAGCAGCTGGACAGATGAATACAAACGCATTCTTAAACTGTTTGATGAAAAACTGAAATAG
- a CDS encoding phage holin family protein: protein MNLILRFLLSGVAVVLTSYLLPGVELHDFWDALLVAVLISISNVLVKPVLIILTIPITIFTLGLFLLVINAVIILMVDYFVDGFRVEGFLWALAFSLILSIFNSMFSDFTKEKKRE from the coding sequence ATGAACCTGATCCTTCGATTTCTTCTCTCCGGAGTCGCTGTTGTTCTCACAAGCTATCTTCTTCCGGGTGTGGAACTACATGATTTTTGGGATGCCCTTTTAGTGGCTGTTCTTATTTCGATATCAAACGTCCTGGTTAAGCCTGTCCTTATCATTCTTACTATTCCCATCACCATCTTTACACTTGGTCTTTTTCTATTAGTCATTAACGCTGTAATTATCCTGATGGTGGATTATTTTGTTGATGGCTTTCGTGTCGAAGGATTCTTGTGGGCGCTTGCTTTCAGTCTGATCCTGTCCATATTCAACAGCATGTTCAGCGACTTTACCAAAGAAAAGAAAAGAGAATAA
- the hutF gene encoding formimidoylglutamate deiminase, whose product MHFFRFDALLQQEDWLTPAYIGVDKKGLIQYLSNKPHPQGSAVEAVRGFVLPGFQNSHSHAFQYAMAGLAENHSSTTDDDFWSWREQMYKFALSVEPEEAEAIATMLYSEMLRHGYTHVAEFHYLHHDKDGKPYVNLAEMGERMIAAAKTAGIKITLVPVFYQKGGFGIDPQPRQKRFISGTVDEYFKLLDESKSVIKNYEDAKLGFSVHSLRAVDLKDIKTTFQQGPKELPFHIHVAEQKKEIEDCVSFSGKRPMQWLLENLEVTERFHLIHSTHLDDQELKNLAASKANVVLCPSTEGNLGDGIFRMREYYQLGGHWSIGTDSHIGLNPFEEFRMIDYRQRLVTNRRNIFDDAGKYLIKESLSSGRRAMGISTKEHFEIGKPFDAVVIDAHSPLLASASLENILPSIVYTGDASINLGTIVNGQWIIRQQHHRYQESIHQRFAKALKNLKGR is encoded by the coding sequence CTGCATTTTTTTCGATTTGATGCTTTACTGCAACAGGAGGACTGGCTTACCCCTGCTTATATCGGTGTTGATAAAAAGGGTTTGATTCAATACCTATCCAATAAACCACATCCGCAGGGATCAGCAGTAGAAGCTGTTCGTGGATTTGTGCTCCCGGGATTTCAAAATTCACATTCGCATGCATTTCAGTATGCTATGGCAGGACTTGCAGAGAATCACTCATCAACAACTGACGATGATTTCTGGTCCTGGCGTGAGCAGATGTATAAATTTGCTTTATCAGTAGAGCCTGAAGAAGCTGAAGCGATTGCCACGATGCTCTATTCTGAAATGCTTCGGCATGGCTATACTCATGTTGCTGAGTTTCATTATCTCCACCATGACAAGGATGGTAAGCCTTATGTGAATCTTGCTGAAATGGGTGAGAGAATGATTGCAGCCGCAAAAACTGCCGGAATAAAAATTACACTCGTACCCGTCTTTTACCAGAAAGGTGGATTTGGTATCGATCCACAACCTCGTCAAAAGAGATTTATATCAGGAACCGTTGATGAGTATTTTAAGTTGTTGGATGAATCCAAATCTGTAATTAAAAATTATGAGGATGCAAAACTTGGATTCAGCGTGCATTCATTGAGAGCGGTTGATTTAAAAGACATTAAGACAACGTTTCAACAAGGACCAAAAGAATTGCCTTTCCATATTCATGTTGCTGAGCAGAAGAAGGAAATAGAAGACTGTGTTTCATTTAGCGGAAAGCGCCCCATGCAGTGGCTTCTTGAAAATCTTGAAGTGACAGAACGTTTTCATCTTATTCACTCCACCCATCTCGACGATCAGGAGTTAAAAAATCTGGCCGCATCAAAAGCAAATGTTGTGCTTTGTCCTTCAACGGAAGGCAATCTCGGAGATGGGATTTTCAGAATGCGTGAGTATTATCAGTTGGGAGGTCATTGGTCCATTGGAACAGACAGTCACATTGGATTGAATCCCTTTGAGGAATTCAGAATGATTGACTATCGCCAGCGACTGGTGACTAACAGAAGAAATATTTTTGATGATGCGGGGAAGTATTTGATCAAAGAATCCCTTTCATCTGGAAGAAGAGCGATGGGAATCAGTACAAAAGAGCATTTTGAAATTGGAAAACCCTTTGATGCGGTGGTAATTGATGCACATTCTCCTCTTTTAGCAAGTGCTTCTCTGGAAAATATTCTTCCCTCCATCGTATACACGGGTGACGCAAGCATTAATCTTGGAACTATTGTCAATGGTCAGTGGATCATCCGTCAGCAACACCATAGATATCAGGAATCAATTCACCAGCGTTTCGCTAAAGCATTAAAAAACCTTAAAGGAAGGTGA
- a CDS encoding M20/M25/M40 family metallo-hydrolase — protein sequence MKICILKTSILVLIFLALISCEKKETQSETFNRINVEVSENSKAYATLKEATSTIGHRLTGSENGHKAEDYTYNKFKEYGFDDVKFQEFEVEAWSRGNVYVTIDVDSVKAVTLGHSPVQADVTGEVVDMGNGLEADYEGRQDAVKDKIAFLYISILEGSKEGTRNLHRSEKTAIAINHGAKGVIIFNSVDKGVLLTGTASVTGELIPIPAVCIGKEAGKALKEKLKTKKIQARLVMTNHSDIIKARNVVATLKGSELPDEKIIIGGHLDSWDLATGAIDNGIGSFSILDMARAFKANKLAPKRTVQFVMFMGEEQGLLGSRYMVAEAVKDGSIENIKYMMNCDMSGNPVGINAGGKLSDTTFYKNLGAEIQKIDTIYKNKFTNNSGLHSDHQPFMLEGIPILSMHSNLDRSIYGCYHSDCDDFNLVNETHIRNSARFGTMILFGLANADKLPASKMDSETTKQFMIDNHLKEPLILAGDWKWEK from the coding sequence ATGAAAATCTGCATCCTCAAAACAAGCATATTAGTGTTAATCTTCCTTGCTTTGATCTCCTGTGAAAAGAAGGAAACTCAAAGCGAGACCTTCAATCGTATCAACGTCGAGGTTTCTGAAAATTCAAAAGCTTATGCAACGTTGAAAGAGGCTACTTCTACCATTGGCCACAGACTTACAGGGTCAGAAAATGGTCATAAGGCAGAGGATTACACTTACAACAAATTTAAAGAGTATGGTTTTGATGATGTAAAATTCCAGGAGTTTGAAGTAGAAGCCTGGTCAAGAGGAAATGTATACGTAACGATTGATGTGGATAGCGTAAAGGCTGTGACTCTTGGACATTCACCTGTTCAGGCAGATGTTACAGGTGAGGTTGTGGACATGGGCAATGGACTTGAGGCCGATTATGAAGGAAGACAAGATGCCGTAAAGGATAAGATCGCATTCTTATATATCAGCATTCTTGAAGGCAGCAAAGAAGGTACCCGCAATCTTCATCGCAGCGAAAAGACAGCCATTGCTATCAATCATGGCGCAAAAGGCGTTATCATTTTCAACTCTGTTGATAAGGGAGTTCTCCTTACGGGAACAGCTTCTGTTACGGGTGAATTAATTCCGATTCCAGCGGTCTGCATTGGTAAAGAAGCGGGAAAAGCACTCAAAGAAAAATTAAAAACAAAAAAAATTCAAGCGCGTCTGGTGATGACCAATCATAGTGATATCATCAAAGCCAGAAATGTCGTAGCAACATTGAAAGGCTCAGAGCTTCCTGATGAAAAGATCATCATCGGAGGCCATCTTGATTCATGGGATCTCGCAACGGGTGCTATCGATAATGGAATAGGATCATTTTCAATTCTGGATATGGCGCGCGCATTCAAAGCCAACAAACTCGCACCTAAAAGAACAGTTCAGTTTGTAATGTTTATGGGTGAAGAGCAGGGTTTGCTTGGATCACGCTATATGGTGGCCGAAGCTGTTAAAGATGGCTCGATTGAAAATATAAAGTATATGATGAACTGCGACATGAGTGGTAATCCTGTCGGAATAAATGCAGGTGGAAAACTTTCCGATACGACTTTCTATAAAAACCTGGGTGCAGAGATTCAGAAGATTGACACTATTTATAAGAACAAGTTCACGAACAACTCTGGTTTGCACAGTGATCATCAGCCTTTCATGCTTGAAGGCATTCCGATACTTTCCATGCACAGCAATCTCGATCGGTCAATTTATGGATGTTACCATTCAGATTGTGATGATTTCAATCTTGTAAATGAAACTCACATCAGGAACAGCGCTCGCTTTGGAACAATGATCTTATTTGGATTAGCAAACGCTGACAAGCTTCCTGCCTCTAAAATGGATAGCGAAACAACAAAGCAATTCATGATCGACAATCATCTGAAAGAGCCTTTGATCCTCGCCGGTGACTGGAAATGGGAAAAGTAA
- a CDS encoding glycoside hydrolase family 3 protein — protein sequence MKNIKHVIIFLLFAGSLQAQNKDMMDVKIGQMLLIGFPKAEVDAKVLEDIKSGKVGTIIIFEKNIPKGPSSFAALKKIIWTYQKAAPIPLLISIDQEGGKVNRLKEKYGFTKSLTAQDMGKAKTLDSVRFYSEATAATLAGLGINVNFAPVVDVAVNPANPVIVKSGRSFSASPDSVALYAEEFIKPHRKFGVNTVLKHFPGHGSSMEDTHFGVADVTKSWTASELIPYQKLINAGIVDAVMTAHIVNKQLDPKGYPGTLSSRIIDSLLRKQLHYEGVVFSDDMQMQAITKQYGLEESIKLAINAGVDILCFANNVPGSEDRTVSVVHAIIRKLVDSGQIKPERIDESFNRILKLKSKIGSSPEEFLRRELDATRLELVNLKKAPEIKQETKIKTEEGKPVVEPQEEDSKSKKKKKRS from the coding sequence ATGAAAAATATTAAGCACGTAATCATTTTTTTGTTGTTCGCCGGTTCTCTGCAAGCGCAGAATAAAGACATGATGGATGTTAAGATCGGTCAGATGCTTTTGATTGGATTTCCGAAAGCAGAAGTTGACGCTAAAGTTCTGGAAGACATCAAGTCTGGAAAGGTGGGGACCATCATCATCTTTGAAAAGAATATTCCAAAAGGACCTTCTTCATTTGCAGCATTAAAAAAAATTATCTGGACATATCAAAAAGCCGCACCTATTCCTCTTCTGATTTCAATTGATCAGGAAGGTGGCAAGGTAAATCGCCTGAAGGAAAAGTATGGATTCACAAAATCACTCACAGCCCAGGATATGGGTAAGGCAAAGACACTGGATTCGGTTCGCTTTTATTCAGAAGCAACGGCAGCCACTCTTGCTGGACTTGGCATCAATGTAAATTTTGCTCCAGTAGTTGATGTGGCAGTAAATCCAGCGAATCCAGTAATTGTTAAATCAGGAAGATCGTTTTCCGCCAGTCCTGATTCAGTTGCCCTATATGCCGAAGAATTTATTAAACCTCATAGAAAATTTGGAGTTAACACTGTGCTGAAACATTTTCCAGGTCACGGTAGCTCAATGGAAGACACTCACTTCGGCGTTGCAGATGTAACAAAAAGCTGGACTGCATCGGAATTAATTCCATATCAAAAATTGATAAATGCAGGTATTGTGGACGCTGTCATGACTGCTCATATTGTTAATAAGCAATTAGATCCAAAAGGTTATCCTGGAACATTATCCTCAAGAATCATTGATAGCCTTTTGCGTAAGCAATTACATTATGAAGGCGTTGTTTTTTCTGATGACATGCAGATGCAAGCTATTACTAAGCAATATGGATTGGAAGAGTCTATTAAGCTGGCGATCAACGCGGGCGTAGATATTCTATGCTTTGCCAATAACGTTCCGGGCAGTGAAGATCGCACTGTGAGTGTGGTGCATGCCATCATTCGTAAATTGGTGGATAGCGGACAAATAAAGCCTGAGAGAATTGATGAATCATTTAATCGGATATTAAAACTAAAATCAAAGATCGGCTCCAGCCCTGAAGAGTTTTTGCGCAGAGAACTGGATGCTACACGACTGGAACTTGTAAACCTGAAAAAGGCTCCCGAGATAAAACAGGAAACAAAAATAAAGACTGAGGAAGGGAAGCCTGTCGTTGAACCGCAGGAAGAAGATTCAAAGAGCAAGAAGAAAAAGAAGAGATCTTAA
- a CDS encoding bile acid:sodium symporter family protein, with product MFGIALDLKVADFKRVAESPKASFVGLTSQFILLPFITWLLVMIIRPQPSIALGMMLVAACPGGNISNFLTHLSKGNTALSVSLTAIGTVLAIVMTPFNLQLWASLYPPTSILLKEIQLNAIDLFESILMLAGFPLIFGMLFSHYYSNAALKLAKIMKPLSIIIFAGFVLLAFANNLNHFLSHIHMVLLVVFIHNAFALLTGYFSAKVAGLSIADQKTIAIETGIQNSGLGLFLIFSFFNGLGGMAFVAAWWGIWHIVSGLALATFWSGKATSTQTV from the coding sequence ATGTTTGGAATAGCTCTTGATCTTAAAGTCGCTGATTTCAAAAGAGTAGCGGAATCTCCCAAGGCTTCGTTCGTTGGACTTACCTCTCAATTTATCTTATTACCATTTATTACCTGGCTGCTGGTGATGATCATCCGCCCGCAACCAAGCATTGCTCTTGGTATGATGCTGGTGGCTGCCTGTCCCGGAGGAAACATTTCGAATTTTCTAACGCATCTTTCAAAAGGCAATACAGCATTGTCAGTAAGTCTTACTGCAATTGGAACAGTGCTGGCAATCGTGATGACGCCTTTCAATCTTCAACTTTGGGCAAGCTTATACCCTCCTACTTCGATACTTCTAAAGGAAATTCAATTAAACGCCATTGATCTTTTTGAATCTATTCTGATGCTTGCCGGATTTCCCCTGATATTCGGAATGCTTTTCTCTCATTACTATTCCAATGCCGCATTGAAGCTTGCAAAGATCATGAAGCCTTTGTCAATCATAATTTTCGCAGGATTTGTTTTGCTTGCTTTCGCGAATAATCTCAATCACTTCCTGTCACACATTCACATGGTGTTGCTGGTTGTTTTCATTCACAATGCCTTTGCATTATTAACTGGCTATTTTTCCGCAAAGGTTGCGGGTCTTTCCATAGCTGATCAAAAAACAATTGCAATTGAAACAGGCATTCAAAATTCGGGATTAGGACTCTTCCTGATCTTTAGTTTTTTCAATGGATTGGGTGGAATGGCTTTCGTTGCGGCGTGGTGGGGAATCTGGCATATCGTTTCCGGATTAGCTTTGGCAACATTCTGGTCTGGAAAGGCAACGTCTACTCAAACCGTTTAA
- a CDS encoding N-formylglutamate deformylase, translating into MNLPFRIISPKNSEIPIFVSVPHCGTAFPEELIEQYKPELVLSPDDTDWFVDILYDFVSEMGIGMIAAHYSRWVIDLNRDPQSKPLYNDGRIITALCPTTTFLGESIYLDERNEIAQEEIERRVKLYYDPYHNKIQESLDALRKKHGKVLLWDCHSIRQVVPTIQKDKFPDLILGDADGMSADHTLINSTLSVLGSSEYVLSHNHPFKGGYITRRFGRPAEKQHALQLEMTKVNYMDDSEKRYDKARSDKMRNLLRKNFEKLITQL; encoded by the coding sequence ATGAACTTACCCTTCAGAATCATCTCACCTAAAAATTCTGAAATTCCAATATTTGTCAGCGTTCCACACTGCGGCACCGCTTTCCCTGAAGAACTGATTGAGCAATACAAGCCGGAACTGGTATTATCGCCAGATGATACGGATTGGTTTGTTGACATCTTGTATGACTTTGTAAGTGAAATGGGCATTGGAATGATCGCAGCTCATTACAGCCGATGGGTGATTGATCTTAATCGTGATCCCCAAAGCAAGCCCCTTTATAACGATGGCAGAATTATCACAGCACTTTGTCCCACCACTACTTTTTTGGGAGAGTCGATTTATCTCGATGAAAGAAATGAAATCGCTCAAGAGGAAATTGAGCGCAGAGTAAAATTATATTACGACCCTTATCATAATAAAATACAGGAATCACTTGATGCTTTAAGGAAGAAGCACGGGAAAGTCTTGTTGTGGGATTGCCATTCGATCAGGCAAGTTGTTCCCACCATTCAAAAAGATAAGTTTCCGGATTTGATCCTCGGTGATGCTGACGGAATGTCTGCTGACCACACGCTAATCAATTCAACTCTTAGTGTACTAGGATCTTCAGAATATGTTCTGAGTCATAATCATCCTTTTAAAGGTGGCTACATAACGCGTCGATTCGGTCGTCCCGCAGAGAAGCAACATGCACTTCAGCTGGAGATGACTAAAGTAAATTACATGGATGATTCAGAAAAGAGATATGACAAGGCGAGAAGTGATAAAATGCGAAACCTTCTTCGTAAGAACTTTGAAAAACTCATTACTCAGCTATGA
- a CDS encoding D-alanyl-D-alanine carboxypeptidase, whose translation MMRLNRCYWILIALASSACSSSGYLTKAIQKTEKDLHDHVGFVLFDPSTQKTICDYQGDQYFTPASNTKIFTLYASLKILGDSIPALKYSQRNDSIIFWGTGDPGFLYENTFHEDRVYNFLKNNTSKIFFSSSNFQTTHFGAGWAWDDYNDAYQVERTPFPIYGNYASVKKSIKSFTASPDVFQYSIMEPSVKERGVMKRSISENKLTYIPGKTDRPRQWKIPFHYSDELLTKLLTDTLKKEVSLINVNPTSDVRTIYSSTPPDSLYKVLMQESDNFIAEQLLLICSGVVSDTLKTEIAIKYVKKNYLTDLPDEPIWVDGSGLSRYNLFTPRSVIRLWEKIYAIVPRERLFHILAIGGERGTIKNYYKGEKPFIFGKTGTLSNNHILSGYLVTRKGKTFIFSWMNNNFTAPTGEVRSKMEELLKKIYEKY comes from the coding sequence ATGATGAGATTAAATCGTTGCTATTGGATACTGATCGCGTTGGCCTCATCAGCCTGCTCATCTTCAGGCTATCTTACAAAGGCCATTCAAAAAACAGAAAAAGATCTTCATGACCATGTGGGTTTTGTTTTGTTTGATCCCTCAACTCAAAAAACAATTTGCGATTACCAGGGAGATCAATATTTTACTCCTGCCTCAAACACAAAGATCTTTACACTATATGCTTCCCTGAAAATATTAGGCGATTCTATTCCTGCTCTGAAATATTCTCAGCGGAATGATTCAATAATATTTTGGGGAACAGGTGATCCTGGATTCCTATATGAAAACACTTTTCATGAAGACCGTGTATATAACTTCTTGAAAAACAATACCTCAAAAATATTTTTCTCTTCATCTAATTTTCAGACGACTCATTTTGGAGCGGGCTGGGCATGGGATGATTACAATGATGCATATCAGGTCGAACGGACACCCTTTCCGATTTATGGAAATTATGCTTCCGTGAAGAAAAGTATAAAAAGCTTTACAGCATCACCAGATGTTTTTCAATATTCTATTATGGAACCATCCGTAAAGGAAAGGGGAGTTATGAAGAGAAGCATTTCAGAAAATAAGCTCACCTACATTCCAGGAAAGACGGATCGTCCTCGACAATGGAAAATTCCTTTTCACTATAGTGACGAACTTCTTACAAAGTTATTGACAGACACTCTTAAGAAGGAAGTAAGCCTCATCAACGTAAACCCGACATCAGATGTAAGAACCATTTATTCATCCACTCCTCCAGACAGCTTGTATAAAGTGCTGATGCAGGAGAGTGATAATTTTATAGCGGAGCAGCTTCTTTTGATTTGCTCTGGTGTTGTGAGTGACACTTTGAAAACGGAAATCGCTATTAAATATGTAAAAAAGAATTATCTCACAGATCTTCCGGATGAACCAATCTGGGTAGACGGTTCAGGTTTATCGCGCTATAATTTATTTACACCGCGTTCCGTTATACGCTTATGGGAAAAGATATATGCAATAGTGCCCAGGGAAAGACTGTTTCATATCCTGGCTATTGGTGGTGAAAGGGGTACGATCAAAAACTATTACAAAGGTGAAAAGCCATTTATTTTCGGAAAAACGGGCACTTTAAGTAATAATCACATTCTTAGCGGATACCTCGTTACCAGGAAAGGCAAAACATTCATCTTTAGCTGGATGAATAATAACTTTACAGCTCCAACAGGAGAGGTTAGAAGCAAAATGGAGGAACTCTTGAAAAAAATCTATGAAAAATATTAA